One genomic segment of Bremerella alba includes these proteins:
- a CDS encoding carboxypeptidase regulatory-like domain-containing protein, with product MRNAKTFKVYGLSVILITLSLCGCYGRSDQWVEGRPPLVDASGVATINGEPLDNAIVTFRPIEGNYAAFARTQNDGSFQLTTFDDGDGAVAGEFDVTVSKMVIELEPNPANPQVLPPIYHSEHSMIPAKYNSVDKSGLTATISEDGDSDLRLELVGLPEKKKVLADNR from the coding sequence ATGCGAAACGCTAAGACTTTCAAAGTTTATGGCCTGAGCGTCATCCTGATTACCTTGAGTCTCTGCGGTTGTTATGGTCGCTCAGACCAATGGGTAGAGGGGCGACCGCCGCTGGTCGATGCTTCGGGCGTTGCCACCATCAATGGCGAGCCTCTTGATAACGCGATCGTGACGTTTCGTCCTATCGAAGGGAACTACGCTGCTTTCGCACGAACACAGAATGATGGTTCATTCCAACTCACCACGTTCGATGATGGTGATGGTGCTGTTGCCGGAGAATTCGACGTGACCGTCTCGAAAATGGTCATTGAACTGGAACCGAACCCAGCCAACCCACAGGTTCTTCCACCGATCTACCATTCCGAACATTCAATGATTCCTGCGAAGTACAACAGCGTCGATAAGTCAGGCTTAACCGCCACGATCTCTGAAGATGGTGACAGCGATCTCCGGCTTGAACTGGTTGGGCTTCCGGAAAAGAAAAAGGTACTGGCTGACAATCGCTAG
- a CDS encoding serine/threonine protein kinase → MTTDPNLERLQQIFLAAMEIPEQQRDRWLEKECGTDATLLQNVRSLLGHANANNDPLEQSPDKAIADFTLTDPDAPIHSQLSIDDDVSVDCEQFLSKLSEVGILSQAELDSVSDHRPEQSEMPDPRTLAAQLVQEGKLTQYQATALLRGEPELLIDKYLIVDLIDVGGMGMVFKAIHRSMDRVVAVKIISPKMLGSSDHVKRFRREVRVAATLEHPNVVRSYDADESRGINFLVMEYVRGKNLRQIIRESGPMSLSQAVDSIRQAAVGLDYAHQHGVIHRDIKPGNLLLNTQDTIKILDLGLAHVDESLMQFDKSGVHRRDSSLAESEITTAGMVLGTASFMAPEQSLNSHLVDARTDVYSLGCTLFYLLTGDPVYQGDTVFQVLVRHRESEIPIICEIRADVPQSVNAVFQQMVAKEPADRFQSMQEVVEAIDACNITAPNPKPSRLSRDRAENVQERADRPASTIPSITSRNRSMLIGVLSVLALTIFLALILSPIFMPQRYGKSSENSPTLTESIAAADLLATGDWTWRIQENLGPIVNSKHFELSADMTDDGCTIVFSSTRDQLRPGDRDLWISTRDSVDEEWSAAVRLPAAINTVGNSEQLPNISGDGLTLRFRRGASNMLSTRTSQSQPWSESIPDPWATRSFRDYTLTKDGLTQVRPITRPQEEGTDVRSFLLISRRSSTDKPFGEVREDPLPNEAQPVGLGSLSNDGRIFVYPMDIDSSEGGKDYRLFYVTRQDWGEPWSTPQRVFPNAKTGSGLSSLVQDSKALLLITGREGGLGGSDIWLSRLEKK, encoded by the coding sequence ATGACGACCGACCCTAACCTGGAACGACTGCAGCAAATATTTCTGGCGGCGATGGAAATTCCGGAGCAGCAGCGTGATCGTTGGCTGGAAAAGGAGTGTGGTACAGACGCAACACTTCTTCAAAATGTTCGTTCCCTGTTGGGCCACGCCAACGCCAACAATGATCCGCTCGAACAATCTCCCGATAAGGCCATCGCTGACTTCACCCTGACCGACCCAGACGCTCCTATTCACTCACAATTGAGTATAGACGACGACGTTTCGGTCGACTGTGAACAATTCCTGTCGAAGCTTTCTGAGGTAGGAATTCTTAGTCAGGCCGAGTTGGATTCGGTTAGCGATCATCGTCCTGAGCAATCCGAGATGCCAGACCCGCGAACGCTTGCCGCTCAGCTGGTGCAGGAAGGAAAGCTAACTCAGTATCAGGCAACAGCTCTTTTGCGAGGCGAGCCCGAGCTACTCATCGACAAATATCTTATTGTCGATTTGATCGATGTGGGCGGAATGGGAATGGTTTTTAAGGCCATCCATCGCAGCATGGATCGCGTGGTTGCAGTCAAAATTATATCGCCAAAGATGTTGGGTTCGTCGGACCATGTGAAACGTTTTCGACGTGAAGTGCGTGTAGCGGCCACCTTGGAACACCCTAATGTCGTTCGTTCTTATGATGCGGACGAGTCACGCGGCATCAATTTTCTCGTTATGGAATACGTGCGTGGAAAGAACTTGCGACAAATCATTCGAGAGTCGGGCCCCATGTCACTCAGCCAGGCGGTCGACTCGATTCGCCAAGCAGCTGTAGGGCTTGATTACGCCCACCAGCACGGAGTCATACATCGCGATATCAAGCCCGGCAACTTGCTCTTGAATACCCAAGATACGATTAAGATCCTGGACTTGGGCCTTGCACATGTCGATGAGTCATTGATGCAATTCGACAAAAGTGGAGTGCATCGCCGAGATAGTTCTCTCGCGGAAAGTGAGATTACAACTGCCGGTATGGTACTGGGCACCGCTTCCTTCATGGCACCAGAGCAGTCTCTCAATTCGCACCTGGTCGATGCGAGAACGGATGTGTACAGCCTCGGGTGTACGCTCTTCTATTTACTGACTGGTGACCCGGTCTACCAAGGCGATACCGTTTTTCAGGTTTTAGTACGGCATCGGGAAAGCGAAATCCCGATTATCTGTGAGATACGAGCCGACGTGCCGCAGTCGGTCAACGCGGTGTTTCAGCAAATGGTTGCCAAAGAGCCTGCTGATCGCTTTCAGTCGATGCAAGAGGTTGTGGAGGCGATTGATGCCTGCAATATTACTGCACCTAATCCGAAACCTAGCCGTCTCTCTAGGGATCGAGCCGAAAACGTTCAAGAACGTGCTGACCGTCCGGCTTCGACGATTCCCTCAATCACAAGCAGAAACCGATCAATGCTCATCGGTGTACTCTCGGTACTCGCCCTGACCATTTTCCTTGCTTTGATTCTCAGTCCGATCTTTATGCCTCAGAGGTATGGTAAATCCAGTGAGAATTCCCCTACGCTTACCGAATCGATTGCGGCTGCGGATTTACTGGCGACGGGCGATTGGACTTGGCGTATCCAGGAAAACTTGGGGCCGATCGTGAACTCGAAACATTTCGAGTTAAGCGCTGATATGACAGATGACGGCTGTACGATCGTTTTCTCTTCAACTCGAGATCAATTGCGGCCTGGAGACCGTGATCTATGGATTTCTACTCGCGATTCGGTTGACGAAGAATGGAGTGCTGCCGTTCGTTTGCCCGCAGCGATTAATACGGTTGGTAATAGTGAGCAACTGCCGAACATCTCAGGTGATGGACTTACCCTGCGATTTCGCCGGGGGGCATCCAATATGCTGTCGACGCGTACGTCACAATCCCAACCATGGTCAGAATCGATTCCGGACCCTTGGGCAACGCGCTCTTTTCGCGACTACACACTGACGAAAGATGGGCTTACTCAAGTTCGCCCGATAACGCGACCACAAGAGGAAGGGACAGACGTTCGGAGTTTTCTCTTAATAAGTCGCCGCTCATCAACGGACAAGCCGTTCGGAGAAGTGAGAGAAGATCCCTTGCCGAATGAGGCCCAACCAGTTGGGCTGGGATCGCTAAGCAACGATGGAAGGATCTTCGTCTATCCAATGGATATTGATTCTTCCGAGGGCGGCAAAGACTATCGTTTGTTTTATGTGACCCGGCAAGACTGGGGCGAACCTTGGTCGACCCCGCAGCGAGTGTTTCCCAATGCCAAGACCGGCAGCGGTCTGTCAAGTTTAGTTCAGGATAGTAAGGCATTGCTGTTGATAACAGGACGTGAGGGAGGGCTGGGGGGCAGTGACATCTGGCTTTCCCGCCTCGAGAAGAAGTGA
- a CDS encoding M48 family metalloprotease, producing MLKSTYRIDRDSQSDWYEIADLALSRLNLDVPLTIYQAQNAEGMNASLAYLPSEAHIILFGPITSKLSREELLSVFAHELSHLLLWQQWDGDFLIVDQILAALTIDRKAHPAHLESMRLLSLYNEIFCDRGSLFVTEDPNVVISSLVKISSGLDTVNAESYLKQAAEIFERETGPSQSLSHPESYVRARAVRLWHNQDVDAETKITEMIQGQPALNELDLLAQRTIEVKTRRMVDLLLVPKPTQPNASLRLSALKI from the coding sequence TTGCTTAAGTCGACCTATCGAATTGATCGCGACTCGCAGTCTGACTGGTACGAGATTGCCGACCTCGCCCTATCTCGGCTAAACCTTGACGTGCCGCTGACGATTTATCAGGCCCAGAACGCGGAAGGAATGAACGCCAGTTTGGCCTATTTACCCAGCGAGGCTCATATCATCCTGTTTGGTCCCATAACATCGAAGCTGAGCCGCGAGGAGCTTCTATCCGTATTTGCTCACGAGCTTTCCCACCTTCTATTATGGCAGCAATGGGACGGTGACTTCCTGATTGTCGACCAAATCTTGGCCGCACTGACCATCGATCGCAAAGCTCATCCGGCACATTTGGAGAGCATGCGGCTGCTTTCGTTGTACAACGAAATCTTTTGCGATCGCGGCTCGCTATTTGTAACCGAAGATCCAAACGTAGTTATTTCTTCCCTGGTGAAGATTTCTTCTGGGCTAGATACAGTTAATGCCGAAAGCTATCTCAAGCAGGCCGCAGAGATCTTCGAGCGGGAGACAGGACCATCGCAAAGTCTCTCGCATCCGGAGAGCTATGTTCGTGCCAGGGCTGTCCGATTGTGGCACAACCAAGATGTCGATGCCGAAACGAAGATCACTGAAATGATCCAAGGGCAGCCTGCACTCAATGAACTTGACCTGCTTGCTCAACGGACCATTGAAGTCAAGACGCGACGAATGGTCGACTTATTGCTAGTTCCTAAGCCCACGCAGCCGAACGCGTCGCTCCGCTTGTCGGCCTTGAAAATTTGA
- a CDS encoding DUF1559 domain-containing protein, translated as MTLRNRTHRGFTLVELLVVIAIIGILIALLLPAVQQAREAARRMQCTNNLKQLGLALHNYHDTSGSFVALRGGNYGYQSGHVGLLPFLEQGNLYDQISHPSGSFPTFGPQPWKDFDPWLVSVDMFLCPTQPSHIMDSDPTGWNGDRKRNSYMYCMGDSIDASPTNFRGMFAKYSYLKFRDCVDGTSNTIFMAERRLPVSAGDKGHVLTGNSSAASTPTNCRGEFNNATKQYFTPGNTANFPGINWVDGSMSVGGFNTIMPPNSPSCMTGSSGNNNGIHSAGSLHQGGCNVLFGDASVHFVPETIDSGDQSADSDLGGTGGLSPFGVWGALGTRGGSEVNESF; from the coding sequence ATGACTTTACGAAATCGCACGCACCGCGGATTTACGTTGGTCGAGCTACTAGTCGTGATCGCCATTATCGGAATTCTGATCGCGTTGCTTCTACCGGCTGTTCAGCAAGCCCGAGAGGCCGCTCGCCGTATGCAATGCACGAACAACTTGAAGCAACTCGGTTTGGCGTTGCATAACTATCACGATACGAGCGGGTCATTTGTCGCGCTTCGTGGCGGGAATTATGGCTACCAGAGTGGGCACGTTGGCCTGCTTCCATTCCTGGAACAAGGAAACCTATACGATCAAATCAGCCATCCAAGTGGTTCTTTTCCCACGTTTGGGCCTCAGCCATGGAAAGACTTTGATCCCTGGTTAGTGAGTGTCGACATGTTTCTGTGTCCGACCCAGCCATCCCACATCATGGATAGCGACCCGACTGGGTGGAACGGTGACCGAAAGCGAAACTCGTACATGTACTGCATGGGTGATTCAATCGATGCCAGTCCAACGAACTTCCGTGGCATGTTCGCGAAGTACAGCTATCTAAAGTTTCGCGACTGTGTGGACGGCACATCGAATACGATTTTCATGGCCGAACGTCGCTTACCAGTATCAGCAGGCGACAAAGGTCATGTTTTGACGGGAAATAGCAGTGCTGCCTCGACCCCGACCAATTGCCGTGGAGAATTCAACAACGCCACCAAACAGTACTTCACCCCTGGCAATACCGCTAATTTCCCTGGCATCAACTGGGTTGATGGCTCGATGAGTGTAGGTGGCTTCAACACCATTATGCCGCCGAATTCTCCTTCGTGTATGACTGGTTCTAGCGGCAATAACAACGGAATCCACAGTGCCGGTAGTCTCCATCAAGGCGGATGCAACGTGCTCTTCGGAGACGCCTCGGTTCATTTCGTGCCAGAAACAATCGACTCGGGCGACCAATCGGCTGATTCCGACTTGGGTGGCACGGGCGGACTGAGTCCTTTCGGAGTTTGGGGGGCCCTCGGTACCCGAGGCGGCTCAGAAGTCAACGAATCCTTCTAG
- a CDS encoding IS3 family transposase (programmed frameshift) encodes MPRRRFSPEQIIQHLREAEVLLSQDKTIAQACKAIGVTEQTYYRWRKEYGGVRTDQAKRLKELEKENARLKRLLADAELDKAILKEAAFGKLLSPDKRRRIVEHVRDALGHERVSERRACRVLGQPRSTQRRARWVPDDEPRLVREMIELAEQYGRYGYRRITEMLRRKGWQVNHKRIERLWRREGLKVPKRQPKRRRLWLNDGSCVRLRPSRRDEVWSYDFVHHRTHDGRAFRMLTLIDEYTRECLAIDVARQLTSEDVLERLSDLFVRRGVPDFIRSDNGSEFTATKVRDWLERVEVNTLYIEPGSPWENGYIESFNGKLRDELLDREIFDTLLEAKVLIEQWRVEYNTVRPHSSLGYRPPVPEAILPGEAASATP; translated from the exons ATGCCCAGAAGACGATTTTCGCCCGAGCAGATCATTCAACATCTCCGTGAAGCGGAGGTGCTTCTTTCTCAGGACAAGACGATTGCCCAGGCCTGCAAGGCCATCGGTGTCACGGAGCAGACTTACTACCGCTGGCGGAAGGAGTACGGCGGTGTTCGTACCGATCAGGCCAAGCGTTTGAAAGAGCTCGAGAAAGAGAATGCTCGGCTCAAGCGGTTGCTTGCTGATGCCGAGCTCGACAAGGCGATCCTGAAGGAGGCCGCTT TCGGGAAACTTCTGAGCCCGGACAAGCGACGGCGAATCGTCGAGCATGTGCGAGACGCCTTGGGACACGAGCGAGTCTCGGAACGGCGTGCTTGTCGCGTGCTTGGGCAGCCTCGTTCCACGCAGCGCCGTGCTCGCTGGGTTCCCGATGACGAACCTCGCCTGGTCCGGGAGATGATTGAACTGGCCGAACAGTACGGTCGTTACGGCTATCGGCGAATTACTGAGATGTTACGCCGGAAAGGTTGGCAGGTGAACCATAAACGTATCGAACGCCTATGGCGTCGCGAAGGCTTGAAAGTACCGAAAAGGCAGCCGAAACGACGTCGGCTGTGGTTGAATGATGGTTCGTGCGTTCGCCTGCGGCCGAGTCGTCGCGATGAGGTCTGGAGCTATGACTTCGTGCATCACCGAACGCATGATGGTCGAGCTTTCCGGATGCTGACGCTAATCGATGAGTATACGCGAGAATGCCTGGCGATCGATGTGGCTCGACAACTAACCAGCGAGGATGTTTTGGAGCGTCTTAGCGACCTATTCGTTCGCCGCGGCGTGCCGGACTTTATTCGCAGCGACAACGGCTCGGAGTTCACCGCCACAAAGGTCCGTGACTGGCTGGAACGAGTCGAGGTGAACACCTTGTACATCGAACCAGGCAGTCCCTGGGAGAATGGCTACATCGAATCATTCAACGGGAAGCTGCGAGACGAGCTTCTTGACCGGGAGATCTTCGACACGCTGCTGGAGGCAAAAGTGTTGATCGAACAGTGGCGAGTCGAGTACAACACGGTACGCCCGCACAGTTCGCTGGGGTACCGCCCACCAGTACCGGAGGCAATTCTTCCAGGGGAAGCTGCTTCCGCTACGCCGTGA
- a CDS encoding arylsulfatase yields the protein MSSHLLFVLLLGGVCLGYLPQKTFAEKPPNVIFILADDLGYGDVGCFGQEHIQTPCIDQLASDGMRFTQAYAGATVCAPSRCTLMTGLHTGHCYIRGNKEIKPVGQEPMPGDTFTLAHLMKQAGYRTGLIGKWGLGYPDSASTPDTMGFDYFFGYNCQRNAHSYYPEYLWRDDEKVALESNAYSHDVMVDDALQFVKRNQDIPFFLYLAFTIPHKKLQVPSLDPYADESWSEDEKICAAMITRMDSDIGRLMELLKKLQIDDQTLVFFTSDNGATYRFARFNHSGPLKGRKRSMYEGGIRSPSIARWPGKIPAGTVSNQVWSFWDMMPTLADLTNQSLESETDGISILPALLENKSIEHPPLYWEFHERGFSQAARLGNWKAVRNGVGKRLELYDLTTDVHEDVDLATKHPDIVDRFESYLKSARSDSELWLIPESK from the coding sequence TTGAGTTCGCATCTTCTCTTTGTCCTTTTATTGGGAGGAGTCTGCTTAGGCTATTTACCGCAAAAAACGTTTGCGGAAAAGCCGCCCAACGTCATCTTCATTCTGGCGGATGATCTCGGGTACGGAGACGTTGGCTGCTTCGGACAAGAGCACATTCAAACGCCCTGCATCGACCAACTGGCCAGTGATGGTATGCGGTTCACTCAGGCCTATGCTGGAGCGACGGTGTGCGCTCCTTCACGATGTACGCTCATGACCGGCTTACATACTGGTCATTGTTACATTCGTGGCAACAAAGAGATTAAGCCCGTCGGGCAAGAGCCGATGCCAGGCGATACGTTCACCTTGGCACACTTAATGAAGCAGGCCGGATATCGGACGGGGTTAATCGGAAAATGGGGCTTGGGCTACCCAGATTCAGCAAGTACGCCTGATACGATGGGGTTTGACTATTTCTTCGGATACAACTGCCAAAGAAACGCCCACAGCTACTATCCTGAGTACCTCTGGCGTGACGACGAAAAAGTAGCTCTTGAGTCAAATGCCTATTCGCATGACGTGATGGTCGATGATGCCCTGCAATTTGTAAAACGCAATCAAGACATTCCTTTCTTTCTATACCTGGCATTCACGATTCCTCACAAAAAGTTGCAAGTGCCATCCCTGGATCCTTATGCGGACGAATCATGGTCGGAAGACGAAAAGATCTGTGCTGCGATGATCACGCGAATGGATAGCGACATCGGGCGTCTGATGGAACTTCTCAAAAAATTGCAGATTGACGATCAGACGTTGGTCTTCTTTACCAGTGACAATGGTGCCACCTATCGATTTGCTCGCTTCAATCACTCGGGGCCACTGAAAGGGCGAAAACGCTCGATGTACGAAGGTGGCATACGCTCGCCTAGCATCGCACGCTGGCCAGGCAAGATTCCCGCAGGCACCGTGAGTAATCAGGTTTGGTCATTCTGGGACATGATGCCAACGCTGGCGGACTTGACTAACCAATCGCTTGAGTCGGAGACTGACGGTATCTCGATTCTGCCTGCCCTCCTTGAAAACAAGTCCATCGAACATCCGCCTCTGTACTGGGAATTCCACGAGCGGGGATTCTCTCAAGCAGCCCGGCTAGGTAATTGGAAAGCAGTTCGCAACGGAGTCGGCAAGCGGTTGGAACTCTATGATCTAACCACCGACGTCCACGAAGACGTTGATTTAGCCACGAAGCACCCAGACATCGTTGATCGCTTCGAATCTTATCTAAAATCCGCGCGAAGCGATTCGGAACTCTGGCTGATTCCCGAATCTAAATAG
- a CDS encoding ECF-type sigma factor has product MTDPPNQSGENRWNQPLYDELHRLAQCALAKETPGHSLQPTLLVNDAYLRLQKQQNLREDDRSMMLAAGANIIRRLLVDYARQRKSQKRGGKTGRGIPLHISVTEDANRIDVLELNDALEAFSKVMPRAAEVVELRFFGGMTGDEIANKLGISLRSVNNDWKFAKAWLYRELGSHAERVNDDDDRP; this is encoded by the coding sequence ATGACCGACCCACCAAATCAATCAGGCGAAAATAGGTGGAATCAGCCTCTCTACGACGAATTGCACCGACTAGCACAATGTGCGCTCGCGAAAGAGACGCCTGGGCATTCGCTACAACCGACGCTTCTGGTTAACGATGCCTATCTGCGACTACAGAAACAGCAGAATCTGAGAGAAGACGATCGATCTATGATGCTCGCGGCTGGCGCGAACATTATTCGACGCCTGTTGGTCGACTACGCACGACAACGAAAATCCCAGAAACGCGGTGGCAAAACCGGTCGTGGAATTCCGTTGCACATTTCTGTTACGGAAGACGCCAATAGGATAGATGTCCTTGAATTGAACGATGCCCTCGAGGCGTTTTCCAAGGTCATGCCACGTGCCGCCGAAGTCGTCGAGTTAAGATTCTTCGGCGGAATGACCGGAGACGAGATTGCTAACAAGTTGGGGATTTCGCTTCGCTCTGTCAACAATGATTGGAAATTCGCGAAAGCGTGGCTGTACCGTGAGTTAGGTAGCCATGCCGAGAGGGTAAACGACGATGACGACCGACCCTAA
- a CDS encoding prenyltransferase/squalene oxidase repeat-containing protein, with translation MSHSSSGIDRRSMFKQCVALGAAVAASSSLAGQESKRNDWHIRAKDYLASLARSDNGYAWEDQQESHLTPTYAVVGCLHRLNALPDQTEKLEQFVRTHHPAAWKRLEQEHREFEFQQIQTLQWLGADASDFVDVVSSWKEPVPYLPQYEKHRYPVFRFQLAAFTCRDLLELPLEDLSPKFITYLDERRRKNGSFNNTPANQGGDGNALNTLWGLEALTALGRTSELKSEAIDWLQACQGAEGGFRWCPKPAYAGQEDLAYTWAVVRGLSLLQSSPSDIEATLRSIHACANDDGGFGDRPGWQTNPVATFYAIDTLATLNALNRPLAPMHKPSVIVPKPTEDLKVFTCQVESHGLGSPADAVCLAKSLKIHLWGAKNAEPAWIDTAQRLADEQDVQVTFFRANEEYGTWVDVPGFGTYSHTSDVISPAAGSIGESMTGKGDLSWAEFRRKRLPTLINNDGRLIWQFGENEELARIFLDDSIQRGGFAAISTFHFGNPDFTNSEPFLKRYTGQLPFIALHDAHGPEPWWFADKTTGFRTLFLAKEPTWQGWLTALKHCWTAPVRRDEFTKNRIRIHPGSKLVADIVMKNQNQWRWWDNAAISRPLVSLVAVRAEDQYEAARPETGINLRVRWAHHHTAHGQLKTPLAEFISLIVDGKQIAPKLVERYGGRGNKLADRYYLWEMPTVHPGGHQATATVRSLESNDKESQTIAY, from the coding sequence ATGAGTCACTCATCAAGCGGGATAGATCGCCGGAGCATGTTCAAGCAATGTGTGGCTCTTGGAGCCGCAGTCGCGGCAAGTTCTTCCCTGGCCGGTCAGGAATCAAAGCGTAACGATTGGCACATACGTGCCAAGGATTATTTGGCAAGTCTGGCTCGAAGTGACAATGGATACGCATGGGAAGACCAGCAGGAATCACACCTCACTCCAACCTATGCCGTGGTAGGTTGTCTGCATCGCTTAAATGCGCTGCCGGATCAAACGGAAAAGCTAGAGCAGTTCGTTCGTACACATCATCCGGCAGCCTGGAAAAGACTGGAACAAGAGCATCGCGAATTTGAGTTTCAGCAAATTCAAACACTCCAGTGGTTAGGAGCAGATGCATCCGACTTTGTGGACGTAGTAAGCAGTTGGAAAGAACCGGTGCCCTACCTGCCACAGTACGAGAAACACCGCTATCCGGTGTTTCGATTTCAGCTCGCCGCTTTTACATGTCGCGATCTACTTGAACTTCCACTGGAGGATCTTTCACCTAAGTTTATCACCTACCTCGATGAGCGCCGCCGTAAAAACGGCAGCTTTAATAATACACCCGCCAACCAAGGCGGCGACGGGAATGCGCTCAACACGCTTTGGGGCCTAGAGGCCCTGACCGCACTAGGCCGCACCAGTGAACTCAAGAGCGAGGCCATTGACTGGCTTCAAGCTTGCCAAGGGGCAGAAGGTGGCTTTCGATGGTGCCCCAAGCCTGCCTATGCGGGCCAGGAAGACCTGGCTTATACCTGGGCGGTAGTTCGTGGTTTGTCGCTTCTACAAAGCAGCCCAAGCGATATCGAGGCAACCTTGCGGTCCATTCACGCGTGCGCCAACGACGATGGAGGATTTGGTGACCGCCCCGGTTGGCAGACCAATCCCGTAGCCACTTTCTATGCAATCGACACCTTGGCCACGCTGAACGCACTCAATCGCCCTCTTGCCCCTATGCATAAGCCAAGCGTGATTGTACCCAAGCCAACAGAAGACCTGAAAGTCTTTACTTGCCAAGTCGAGTCGCACGGCCTAGGAAGCCCGGCAGATGCCGTCTGTCTGGCTAAAAGCTTAAAGATTCACCTATGGGGAGCCAAGAATGCTGAGCCCGCTTGGATCGATACCGCTCAAAGACTCGCCGACGAACAAGACGTCCAGGTGACCTTCTTTCGTGCCAATGAGGAATACGGCACATGGGTCGATGTTCCAGGTTTCGGCACCTATAGCCATACAAGCGATGTGATTTCCCCTGCCGCCGGAAGCATTGGTGAATCAATGACTGGTAAAGGGGATCTTTCCTGGGCAGAGTTCCGAAGAAAACGATTGCCAACCCTCATTAATAACGACGGTCGTCTTATTTGGCAATTTGGCGAGAACGAGGAACTTGCTCGCATCTTCTTGGACGATTCCATCCAAAGGGGAGGATTCGCGGCTATCAGCACCTTTCACTTCGGGAACCCTGACTTCACCAACAGTGAGCCATTCCTGAAGCGATATACGGGGCAATTGCCATTTATCGCGCTGCACGACGCACACGGACCTGAACCTTGGTGGTTTGCCGACAAAACAACCGGCTTTCGAACCCTGTTTCTTGCGAAAGAGCCAACCTGGCAAGGATGGCTAACCGCGCTCAAACATTGCTGGACAGCCCCCGTTCGACGAGACGAGTTTACGAAGAACCGAATACGAATTCATCCCGGTTCAAAACTCGTTGCCGACATCGTGATGAAGAATCAAAACCAATGGCGTTGGTGGGATAACGCCGCCATCTCGCGACCTCTTGTTTCACTCGTTGCCGTCCGTGCCGAGGACCAATACGAGGCGGCTCGCCCTGAAACGGGCATCAATCTTCGCGTTCGATGGGCCCACCATCACACGGCACACGGACAACTCAAGACACCACTCGCTGAATTCATTTCACTTATCGTCGACGGAAAGCAGATAGCTCCGAAATTAGTGGAACGCTACGGCGGACGTGGCAATAAACTGGCCGATCGCTACTATCTATGGGAAATGCCTACGGTTCATCCAGGAGGCCATCAAGCTACGGCTACTGTTCGGTCACTCGAATCGAATGACAAGGAAAGTCAAACGATAGCGTATTAA